From a region of the Streptomyces venezuelae genome:
- a CDS encoding GNAT family N-acetyltransferase, translated as MQPRLAVPADVPELIRLRAVALAALGVDPGPADAAWRQVARTWFLDRVGERPGMRCLVVGGAPGEPLLATGMAWVTHHLPSPRWTDGRRGYLDGIVTDASARGRGHGRRIVDALVGWLDGIGVHYVQLHASSDGEPVYRAAGFTTGHYPGMDLFTALAPPVPPAPPAVPPAPAS; from the coding sequence ATGCAGCCCCGCCTCGCCGTTCCCGCCGACGTTCCCGAGCTCATACGCCTGCGTGCCGTCGCCCTCGCAGCCCTGGGGGTCGACCCCGGGCCCGCCGACGCCGCCTGGCGGCAGGTGGCCCGCACCTGGTTCCTCGACCGCGTCGGCGAACGCCCCGGCATGCGCTGCCTGGTGGTCGGTGGAGCCCCCGGCGAACCGCTGCTGGCCACCGGCATGGCCTGGGTCACCCACCACCTGCCCAGCCCCCGGTGGACCGACGGCCGGCGCGGCTACCTCGACGGGATCGTCACCGACGCGTCGGCCCGCGGGCGGGGCCACGGCCGCCGGATCGTCGACGCGCTGGTCGGCTGGCTCGACGGCATCGGCGTCCATTACGTCCAGCTGCACGCCAGCTCCGACGGCGAGCCCGTCTACCGGGCCGCGGGCTTCACCACCGGGCACTACCCGGGCATGGACCTCTTCACCGCCCTGGCGCCCCCGGTCCCCCCGGCTCCCCCGGCCGTCCCGCCCGCTCCCGCGAGCTGA
- a CDS encoding YciI family protein — MFVMELTYTAPIESVEEQMDAHIAWLDGYYAAGVFLASGRKVPRDGGVILAGGVSRAEVERIAAEDPFAVAGVCAYTITEFLATKTSSDLSTVRENPVA; from the coding sequence ATGTTCGTCATGGAGCTCACCTACACCGCCCCCATCGAGTCCGTCGAAGAACAGATGGACGCTCACATCGCCTGGCTGGACGGCTACTACGCCGCCGGCGTCTTCCTGGCTTCGGGACGCAAGGTCCCGCGCGACGGGGGCGTGATCCTGGCCGGCGGGGTGTCCCGGGCGGAGGTCGAGCGGATCGCGGCCGAGGACCCCTTCGCGGTGGCGGGCGTCTGTGCCTACACCATCACGGAGTTCCTCGCCACGAAGACCTCGTCGGACCTGTCGACGGTCCGGGAGAACCCGGTCGCGTAG